The Rana temporaria chromosome 13, aRanTem1.1, whole genome shotgun sequence genome has a window encoding:
- the LOC120920061 gene encoding uncharacterized protein LOC120920061 has translation LSRIDVGWLGFYLSTHPTPSLAIFLVHGFTEGFHTGLITLPLTSHECKNLQSAAIDTQAIDSLLQSEVDKGFVIGPFPQSPFPVWRVSPIGLVKGKFTNKVRLVYDLSAPHCSHIPSLNSLIPSAQFSLKYASVDLAIQTIISIGPGAWLSKADISDAFKLLPIEPSLWRWHGIKWREAYYFATKLTFGSKSSPWLFNVFAQALTWILSHKAHCHSVIHYLDDFLLIEQPGTSPTDLDKLRVVFNNLNVPLAEHKVEGPAHSITFLGINLDTQAMQASLPLDKLTRIRAAIHDFTQSQGCTRRQLQSLLGMMNFAMRIIPQGRSFISRLLVFLTPAQDPDRILKLDQAAVSDLAMWDEFLTSWNGISMFIPALLDESPQVVTDAAASTGFAAIFGRHWFAEPWPPEILLIPGFTQSSSLFKLYPVVAAAQLWGHTWTNQTVLFTTDNQATADIINKGRSRSLHIMSFLRRLVQLSLCHHFNFVCRHIPGKFNTAADALSRFNLTLFFQQEPGADPMSTPVPPWSLLTMD, from the coding sequence CTAAGCCGAATAGATGTTGGCTGGCTAGGCTTCTACCTCTCTACTCACCCCACTCCTTCACTGGCCATATTTCTGGTGCACGGCTTCACAGAAGGCTTCCACACTGGCCTCATTACCTTACCCCTCACCTCACACGAGTGCAAGAACCTCCAGTCAGCAGCCATCGACACGCAAGCAATCGACTCCTTACTACAGTCAGAAGTGGATAAAGGCTTTGTTATTGGCCCCTTCCCACAGTCTCCTTTCCCAGTCTGGAGAGTTAGCCCTATTGGGCTTGTCAAGGGCAAGTTCACTAATAAAGTCCGCTTGGTGTACGACTTGTCTGCGCCTCATTGCTCCCACATCCCCAGCCTGAACTCCCTAATCCCCTCTGCACAGTTTTCCCTCAAGTACGCCTCAGTGGACCTGGCCATCCAAACAATCATCTCAATAGGCCCCGGAGCCTGGCTATCCAAAGCGGATATATCTGACGCGTTCAAGCTCCTCCCCATTGAGCCGTCCCTCTGGCGCTGGCACGGCATCAAATGGAGAGAGGCCTACTACTTTGCCACCAAACTGACCTTTGGCTCAAAAAGTAGCCCATGGCTCTTCAATGTCTTTGCCCAGGCCCTCACATGGATACTGTCCCACAAGGCCCACTGTCACTCAGTCATCCACTACCTCGATGATTTCCTGCTCATCGAGCaaccaggtacatcccccactgATCTAGACAAATTAAGGGTGGTCTTCAACAACCTAAATGTGCCCCTAGCCGAGCACAAAGTAGAAGGACCAGCACATTCCATCACCTTCCTAGGTATCAACCTAGACACACAAGCCATGCAAGCGAGCCTGCCTCTTGACAAATTAACTCGCATCAGGGCTGCTATCCACGACTTCACTCAGTCGCAAGGATGTACCAGGAGACAGTTACAGTCCTTACTAGGGATGATGAATTTTGCTATGAGGATTATCCCTCAAGGACGGTCCTTCATATCACGACTCTTAGTCTTTCTCACGCCAGCACAAGACCCAGACCGAATCCTCAAGCTAGATCAGGCAGCAGTATCAGACTTGGCCATGTGGGATGAATTCCTCACTAGCTGGAATGGCATCTCAATGTTCATCCCAGCTCTTTTAGACGAGTCTCCACAGGTAGTCACCGATGCCGCAGCCTCCACCGGCTTTGCGGCCATATTTGGCCGTCACTGGTTCGCCgaaccttggcccccagaaatcctCCTAATCCCAGGCTTCACCCAGTCCTCATCTCTCTTCAAGCTTTACCCGGTCGTTGCAGCTGCCCAGCTCTGGGGCCACACGTGGACAAATCAAACAGTGCTTTTTACCACGGACAACCAGGCCACAGCTGACATAATTAACAAGGGCAGATCCCGATCTCTCCATATTATGTCCTTCCTGCGAAGGCTCGTGCAGCTGTCTCTCTGCCACCACTTTAATTTTGTTTGTAGACATATTCCAGGCAAATTCAATACCGCTGCTGATGCACTGTCCCGTTTCAACCTCACCTTGTTTTTTCAGCaggagcctggagccgacccaatgTCCACCCCTGTCCCACCCTGGTCGTTGCTAACGATGGATTAA